GCCCGTTGACGGTATTCCAGTTGCTGCACCAGCTCGGCAGCTCTTTCAATAACATGGCCGGGCAATCCTGCCAATCGGGCACAGTGTACGCCATAGCTTTTACTGGCCTTATCCCGTACCACTTTTCGCAAAAATACCACCTGGTCACCTTGTTCCTGCACTGCGGTAGCATAGTTTTTTAATCCCGGCAGCAAACCTTCCAGTTCGGCCAATTCATGATAATGGGTAGAAAATAACGTCCGGCAACCTACCACATCGTGCAGGTATTCAATAACCGCCTGGGCTATCGCCATACCCTCCAGGTTAGAGGTGCCTCTGCCCAGTTCATCAATAATAACCAGGCTGCGGGCAGTGGCGTTATCAAGTATTTGCCGGGTTTCGAACATTTCTACCATGAAGGTGCTTTGTCCTGAGCTCAGATCATCCGAAGCACCAACCCGGGCAAAAATTCTGTCAACAATCCCGATTTTGGCCATTGAAGCCGGTACAAAACTTCCCACCTGGGCCAGCAGGACAATTAAAGCCACCTGTCTCTGATAGGTGCTTTTCCCCCCCATATTGGGTCCTGTAATCAAACACAGCCGCCGGTTGGCGGTATCCAAACAGGTATCATTGGGCACAAAGCGTCCCGGCCCCAGAGTCATTTCCACTACCGGGTGCCTTCCCTCCGTAATTTCAATTACACCCTCATCAGATAACCGGGGCTTTACATAACCACGGGCGGTCGCCACTTCGGCCAGTGATACCAATACATCAATTTGTGCTATCAGGGCAGCCGTCTTTTGAATTCTCTGCACCTGATCAGCCACCCTGCCGCGAATTTCCGTAAATAAATCGTATTCCAGCTCTACCAAGCGGTCTGCCGCTCCTAAAATCATGCTTTCATATTCTTTTAATTCGGGTGTAATATAGCGCTCGGCGTTGGCCAGGGTTTGCCTGCGCTGGTAATAATCCGGCACGGCATGGAGATTGGCTTTCGTTACCTCCAAATAATATCCGAAAACTTTGTTAAAACCCACTTTTAAATTTTTAATGCCGGTTTTTTCCTTCTCTCGGGCCTCCAAACCGGCCAGCCAGGCCTTACCGTCCCTGGCAGCCGCCCTCAGCCGGTCAACTTCCGGGTGATAACCGTCTTTAATTAATCCGCCGTCCCGCAGCGATGCCGGCGGGTTGTCCGCCAGGGAAGCAGACAGCAAATCTCTCAGGTCGTCCAAAGTGTCAAACTGTCTGCTGATACTGCGCAGCAAACTGCTACGGCTCTGCTGCAGTGCCTGGTACAGGGAAGGAAGTTTCTCCAGCGAGCCCAACAAGGCGGTCAGATCCCGCCCGTTGGCGGTGCCGTATGCTGCCCGTGCGGTCAGCCGCTCTAAATCATAGATTTGTTTTAAAGCCCCTGCCAGTTCCTCGCGCAGCAGGAGAGCATGCACCAGTTCCTCCACCGCATCCAGGCGTGCCTGAATATCTGACAGGTTAATTAACGGCTGCTCCAACCAACTTTTTAAAAGACGCCCCCCCATGGCGGTACGGGTTTTATCCAGCACCCCTAACAGAGTTCCCTTGGTTCCCCCGTCCCGTAAAGATTTAGTGATTTCCAGGTTGCGCCTGGCAATGCCGTCTAACATCATATAAGCCCGGGGAGAATAGCAGGTAATTTCCGTAATATGATATAATTTGCGCCTTTGGGTTTCTGTTAAATAACTGAGCAAACCGGCAGCTGCCAAACACAAAGCCTGTTTTTCATTGTAATTGGCCAGCTTGTCTGACCCAAAATGATTTTGCAAAATTTGCCGGCAACCGGCCTGATCCAGGTTGAGCCGGAAAGGTGTCAGGGTAGTGGAGGGCAGTCCTTGAAGCAGCGCAGCCACCCTTGCATCCTTCATCATATCTTGATCCAGCAACACTTCCCGGGGTGATAAACGTACTATCTCATCCAGCAGGATGTCTCCGGCACCACTGCCGGACAGCTCTGTGACTTGAAATAACCCGGTCGACAAATCAGTTACAGCCATGCCGTAAAGGTCTTGCTTTGCTTGACAGAGCGCCACCAAGTAATTGTTGTCTTTCTCGCTTAACATGCTTCCGTCAATCAGGGTGCCGGGCGTAATTATCCGCACCACCTCACGTTTGACAATACCCCTGGCAGTCCTGGGGTCTTCCACCTGTTCGCAAATTGCTACCTTGTATCCTTTATCTATTAACTTACCAATATAGTTATCCGCCGCATGAAACGGCACACCGCACATAGGAACCCGTTCCGGTTCTCCGGCATCCCGCCCCGTTAAAGTAATCTCTAATTCTTTGGCGGCCAGTTTGGCATCCTCAAAAAACATTTCATAAAAGTCTCCCAAGCGAAAAAACAATATGGCATCGGGAAATTGCTTTTTTATTTCCAAATACTGCTGCATCATTGGCGTTAAGGCCACAATTATCTCCTCCCGTACCCAATTATACCATAAGACCAAACTGCTGCTATGATAAAGAAACCCCCTGGGGAATTAAACCATCCCCAGGGGGTTTTTCGTGAGTGTCGCAGACCTGCGACAGCAGCTTTAGCCTCAAGAATACGGGCCGCAAGCGGCACAATTGTGTTGTTCCTTTGGTTTGCCTTCAATTCCTTCGCTTATGCGCTCATTAACTTCATTAAGGAATTTTTGAAACTGATCTTGGATTTCTGCAAACTCCCTGATGTGATGATTTTCCATCATCTGGTCTTCCAGGGCATATACTTCACTAAGCTGCTCATCCGTTAATTCATGACCCTGCATGCGCATCATGTGGTGGGATTGCTGCAGGCGCTGGAATTTTTCTATTAATTCAACAGCAGCAGCGTCTGCCATCATGGCAGCTTCTTTTTCCCGCATGATTTTATACTTTTCGGAATCTGCAATCAGCTTGCCCAGCTCTAAGGCTTTTTCCAATACTAAATCACTCATCCATGTCACCTCCCCTGGTAATGATCAGAGAATCAATTAATGGCACCCGCAAGCACCAGTTCTCCCTCTAGCAGGTTTAACCTGCCCCTGGTAATCTTAACTTGTACCAGTCGGCCGGTTAGCTCCTTAGCCCCGGGAAAAACAACCAGCTTATTGGTACGTGTGCGGCCGGCCAGCAGGTCAGGGTTATTTTTGGTTTCCCCTTCCACCAGCACTTCAAAAACTTTACCTTCTTCCTGTTGATTGTTTTCCAGGGAAATTTGATTCTGTAATTGTATCAGTCTTTGGATTCGATCACTTTTTACTTCCTCCGGCACCTGTTCCATTTTGGCAGCAGGGGTACCGCTGCGAATGTTATAAACAAAAGTAAAAGCGCTGTCGTAGCGAACCTGCCGCACCAGGTCCAGGGTGTCGGCAAAATCCGCTTCGCTTTCGCCCGGAAAACCCACCATTAAATCCGCTGTAATACTGGCCCTGGGAAAAGCGGCTTTAATTCTCCGCACCAGGTCCAGGTATTGTTCCCGTGTGTAACCACGATTCATCAACTTAAGAATACGGTTGCTGCCGGCCTGCGCGGGCAGGTGGAAATGTTCACACACCTTTGTGGTGGAGGCAATGGCATCAATTAAACTTTGATCAAAATCCCGGGGATGGGAAGTCATAAATCTGATCCGCTGCAGCCCCTGAATTTTATCCAGGTCCAGCAGCAAATCCGCAAAACGATAATTGGCAGCTAAATCTTTACCATATGAATTTACATTTTGTCCCAGTAGTGTAACTTCTTGATAACCTTCCTGTACTAAAGATGCAATTTCTTTAATTATATCATCCGGCTGCCTGCTCCGCTCCCGCCCCCGCACATAGGGAACAATGCAATAGGTACAAAAGTTATTGCAACCATACATAATAGTAACCCAGGCCTTCAGCTTGTCCTTGCGGCGCACCGGTATATTTTCGATAATTCCCTGCTCAGCAGCCCAAACTTCAAATACCGATTGGTGATCCTGCTGTACTTGCTGAATCATGCGTGGCAATTCATGAATATTATGGGTGCCGAAAATTATATCAACGTAGGGAAAACCCTGACGCAACCTTCTGGCAGCATCCTCCTGCTGCGGCATACAGCCGCAAACCCCTAAAATTAAATCAGGTTTAGCCACCTTTAATTTTTTTAACCGCCCAAGCAAACCGTATACTTTGTTTTCTGCGGTTTCACGAACGCAGCAGGTGTTTAAAATAATTATATCCGCCTCTTCCTGTTTCTGAGCCGGCCGGTAGCCCAGATCCTCCAGGATACCGGACAAGGATTCGGCATCCCGCTCGTTCATCTGGCAGCCAAAGGACTGGATTAAATACTTTTTACAACCATTAATCTTCTTTCCCGGTGATAGATAGTCAATTTTTTCTGCCATGCAATATGTAAGCCTCCTAAAGTTGGCATAATTACTTTGCAGCAGTTACATTTTCCCATATTTACAGCGTGATTGCAAACCATATGTTATATTTTGGGGAAATTATCTCAGAAAAATACTTATTTATAGCCCGGTAAAAGCTATATTTAGCCAAAAACCAAGAACCCGGCTCAGTAACGACCGGGTTCTCCAGATCAAATTATAATAATCCTTTTCTTAAGATAACTTCCATGATGGCTGTGGTATCCAGGGAAATGTTAGGAACAACCCACAGGGCCAACAATAGGATGGCCATTGACAACAGTGCAATGAGCATTTTTCTCATCCCGATTTTCAACCCTTTCTACAGCAATACCTGATTAAATTATACATACCGGTTATTAAGGTGGTGTGAACTATTTATTAAATCTTTCTGTTTTTCTACCAAGACGTAATCTGCAGGCCTTTTGTAACACGTTTTAATAAAAATTATAAAACCCTAATCTTATTATAAATCCTCGCTCAGAGTAAAAAATATCAACCATAAGACATATTTAAAGGGACTTTTGTCTTGTTTTAATTAACAGCACTGAGGTGATAACATGCTAAAACTTGGTTCATATTTATATCTGCTTATCATTGGCAGTATTATTTTATTTTTGTTGGCATTACTGGCCACCCAGCTGAAAATCCGGTAATATTAGTCTTGGCCGTTCATGTCCCGTGACTGCCACGGTTCAGTTCATCTTTGTTCCCGGCACAACCGTCGGTGCACACCCGGTCTTTAGCAGCATCCGCCAGGCCGTTTAATAAATGCACCATACCGGGTCCGGTAGTGCCGATACACACTGCCGGTTGGCCCGTTAACTTGGCAAAGGCGGCGGCCATCAGGGCAGCAGTTTCTTCATGGCGTACCGCATAAAAGCGAACGGTCTGCTGACGCGCCAGGGCATCCAGCAAATGAAAAATACCGTCTCCAACTACGCCAAAAACATGTTTGATCCCCCATCTTGCCAGTTGTTCCACCATCACATGAGCCACAGTTTTGGACATAATCTTACCTCCCTTAAGTTATTTTAGTTTTGCCAATTCCGTCCGGCCCATGCAAAAACCCAACAAAAAAGCACCACCGGAAGTGGTGCCCAGACTGTAGACAAAGGTTGTAAAACAAAGTGAGATGGTTTTATGATCCCCTGTCGGCGACTTGTCGAAGCACCGGTCACAGCACTTGATGAGCGAAAGGAGCCCTTGGGGTGGCGCCCACAGGACGTGGGCGCCAGCCGAACCGGGCCAGGATGGCCCGTTTGAGGCGACCCCAAGGGCCACCGGAGCGAATCATAGTGCTGTCGGTGCGTAGACCGGAGCCAAAGGGGATCATAAACCACCGCTAATGTTTGTCGACACTCTGAACACCACCGGAAGTGGTGCCTTGTTATTATAATACTAACATACTAACGTTTCTTGCCTTTTTTCGCCCATTCCATCTCCCGCAACTGCACCCGGCGGATTTTTCCGCTGACAGTTTTCGGCAAAGCATCTACAAATTCAATCTCCCGTGGATATTTATAAGGTGCGGTAACTTTTTTGACATGATCCTGCAGTTCTTTAACCAGCTGGGGTGAGGGTTGATAACCTTCAGCCAGAACCACAAAGGCTTTAACTATTTCACCCCGCAAATCATCCGGGCTTGCCACCACCGCAGATTCCGCCACAGCATCATGCTCAATCAAGGCGCTTTCTACCTCGAAGGGCCCGATGCGGTAGCCGGAAGCCAGAATAACATCATCGGCACGGCCGACAAACCAGAAATATCCGTCTTCATCTTTAACGGCCCGGTCTCCTGTGATGTACCAGTCACCCCGAAAACAACGCTGGGTTCGCTCGGGTTCCTGCCAGTATTCCTTAAACAATCCGGCAGGCCGTGCCGGAGTAACCCTGATGGCAATATCACCCTCCTTACCCGGCGGCAGTACATTACCGGCATCATCGATCACTTCTACCTCAAAGCCAGGTGCCGGCTTGCCCATCGCTCCGGGTTTTACCGGCAGACAAGGAAAGTTGCCTACCACCAAAACTGTTTCAGTCTGGCCGTAACCGTCACGGATAGTTAATCCGGTGTGGTTTTTCCAAATTTCTATAACCTCGGGGTTTAGCGGCTCCCCTGCCCCGGTGCAGCTTCTCAGGGTGGGAAACTTATACTGGGACAAATCTTCCAGCACCAGCATGCGATAGTTGGTGGGTGCCCCGCAAAAGGTGGTAATGGGGTATTTTTGCAATACTTCCAGACAGCGCTTGGTGTTAAAACGTTTTTCATGGTGAACAAATAACGCTGCCCCCTGATGCCAGGGCCCAAAAAGACTGCTCCAGGCTGCTTTACCCCAGCCGGTGTCGGATAAATTCCAATGCAGGTCATCCGGTGTAAGATCAAGCCAATATTTACCGGTAACTTTATGGGCATATGGATAGCTGGCATGGGTGTGCAGAGTCATTTTAGGGTTGCCGGTGGTGCCGGAAGTAAAGAATAAAATTGCCCCGTCTGTACTTTTGGTTTTAACGGCACTAAACTGAGCAGGATATTTTTCTATGGATGACTGATAATGCAACCAGCCTTCCCGGGGCTCCCCTACCACTACTTTAAATTTTACGGTGGGTATGATGTCTTTAATTTCATCTACTTTGGCGGCAGTCTTTTCATCAGTGATTAAGGCAACCGCCCGGGCAGTTTTAATGCGATAGGCCAAATCTTTGGCTGTTAATTGAACCGTCCCGGGGCTGACTATGGCGCCCACCCGTAAACAAGCCAGAAAAGACTCCCACCACTCTATGTAGCGAGGCATAATTAAAATAACAACATCACCGGGCTGTACGCCCTTTTCAGACAGCAGGTTGGCCAATTGGCAGGATCGATCTTTAAAATCTTTAAAAGTGCGTTTAACCTCCCGGTCGTGTTCATCCACCCATAACATAGCCAGCTTGTCCGGATTGCCAGCCCATTTATCGACCACATCGGTGGCAAAATTAAAATACTCCGGTACATCCCATTGAAAACATTGTCGCTCTTTTTCATAATCTGTCATATTGTTGGTCATACAAATACTCCCTCCGTTTTTATGCCGCAAATAAATCCTGGGTTGTGTTTTTAGTCAACACCATTCGAGATCTACCGCGCAATTGACTGACTAATTATAAAATTTATTATATCAGATTATGTCAAGGAAATGGACAAAATTTTAGGGCCCGAGGCCCTCTTTAATTTTTATTAAGTATTTGGCGGTACCATTGAAGGGTGGTTGTCAGACCTTGTTCCAGCGAAGTGGCGGGCTGCCATTGTAAAATTTGCCGGGCCAATTTTATATCTACGCAATAAGCAAACTGTTCCTCTGCCGCGTAAGGCTTAGCCCCGTAGCGCAAGAGATCTGTCCCGCCGGTCAGGGCGCCGACCGTTTCTGCCACATCCCGCAAGGACACCGACTGCCCGCTGCCGATGTTAAAAACACCTCCGGCAGCCCGGGGAGTATTGGCAGCCCGCCACAGGGCTTCCACCACATCGGCCACATATACAAAATCCCGGTATTGTTGACCTGCTGTCATGGCAAAGGGTCGCTTGTATAAAAGAGATCTCATCAACTGACTTAAAAACAGATGTTCTCCCTGGGCCGGGCCATAAACCAGAGTGGGCCGCAGCACAACTACCGGCAGCTTAAAATATTCCCAGCACAAACCGGCCAGCATAGTGGCAGCGGCCTTGGCAGCACCGTAGGCTGATACCGGCCGTAACCTGTCAAGTTCCCGGTAGGGCGTTGCCCCCCGACCATATTCAGCCGCGCTGCCCAACAAAACCACCGCCCGGCAACCGGTATCCTGCAGTGAACGAAGCAAGTTCATGGTACCCAGCAGATTTGTTTGATAGGCCTGTTGAATGGCTGACCAGGAACGTCCCGTGGGCCTGACGGCTGCTAAATGAAAAACCATCTCA
This window of the Desulforamulus hydrothermalis Lam5 = DSM 18033 genome carries:
- the mutS gene encoding DNA mismatch repair protein MutS, whose product is MVALTPMMQQYLEIKKQFPDAILFFRLGDFYEMFFEDAKLAAKELEITLTGRDAGEPERVPMCGVPFHAADNYIGKLIDKGYKVAICEQVEDPRTARGIVKREVVRIITPGTLIDGSMLSEKDNNYLVALCQAKQDLYGMAVTDLSTGLFQVTELSGSGAGDILLDEIVRLSPREVLLDQDMMKDARVAALLQGLPSTTLTPFRLNLDQAGCRQILQNHFGSDKLANYNEKQALCLAAAGLLSYLTETQRRKLYHITEITCYSPRAYMMLDGIARRNLEITKSLRDGGTKGTLLGVLDKTRTAMGGRLLKSWLEQPLINLSDIQARLDAVEELVHALLLREELAGALKQIYDLERLTARAAYGTANGRDLTALLGSLEKLPSLYQALQQSRSSLLRSISRQFDTLDDLRDLLSASLADNPPASLRDGGLIKDGYHPEVDRLRAAARDGKAWLAGLEAREKEKTGIKNLKVGFNKVFGYYLEVTKANLHAVPDYYQRRQTLANAERYITPELKEYESMILGAADRLVELEYDLFTEIRGRVADQVQRIQKTAALIAQIDVLVSLAEVATARGYVKPRLSDEGVIEITEGRHPVVEMTLGPGRFVPNDTCLDTANRRLCLITGPNMGGKSTYQRQVALIVLLAQVGSFVPASMAKIGIVDRIFARVGASDDLSSGQSTFMVEMFETRQILDNATARSLVIIDELGRGTSNLEGMAIAQAVIEYLHDVVGCRTLFSTHYHELAELEGLLPGLKNYATAVQEQGDQVVFLRKVVRDKASKSYGVHCARLAGLPGHVIERAAELVQQLEYRQRAAQEVVAGKNQVAVSGQEQAPALFTTEQDWLRQEILALDLTNMTPLQCLNYLSGLQSKLRNNQ
- a CDS encoding AMP-binding protein, which translates into the protein MTNNMTDYEKERQCFQWDVPEYFNFATDVVDKWAGNPDKLAMLWVDEHDREVKRTFKDFKDRSCQLANLLSEKGVQPGDVVILIMPRYIEWWESFLACLRVGAIVSPGTVQLTAKDLAYRIKTARAVALITDEKTAAKVDEIKDIIPTVKFKVVVGEPREGWLHYQSSIEKYPAQFSAVKTKSTDGAILFFTSGTTGNPKMTLHTHASYPYAHKVTGKYWLDLTPDDLHWNLSDTGWGKAAWSSLFGPWHQGAALFVHHEKRFNTKRCLEVLQKYPITTFCGAPTNYRMLVLEDLSQYKFPTLRSCTGAGEPLNPEVIEIWKNHTGLTIRDGYGQTETVLVVGNFPCLPVKPGAMGKPAPGFEVEVIDDAGNVLPPGKEGDIAIRVTPARPAGLFKEYWQEPERTQRCFRGDWYITGDRAVKDEDGYFWFVGRADDVILASGYRIGPFEVESALIEHDAVAESAVVASPDDLRGEIVKAFVVLAEGYQPSPQLVKELQDHVKKVTAPYKYPREIEFVDALPKTVSGKIRRVQLREMEWAKKGKKR
- the miaB gene encoding tRNA (N6-isopentenyl adenosine(37)-C2)-methylthiotransferase MiaB; this encodes MAEKIDYLSPGKKINGCKKYLIQSFGCQMNERDAESLSGILEDLGYRPAQKQEEADIIILNTCCVRETAENKVYGLLGRLKKLKVAKPDLILGVCGCMPQQEDAARRLRQGFPYVDIIFGTHNIHELPRMIQQVQQDHQSVFEVWAAEQGIIENIPVRRKDKLKAWVTIMYGCNNFCTYCIVPYVRGRERSRQPDDIIKEIASLVQEGYQEVTLLGQNVNSYGKDLAANYRFADLLLDLDKIQGLQRIRFMTSHPRDFDQSLIDAIASTTKVCEHFHLPAQAGSNRILKLMNRGYTREQYLDLVRRIKAAFPRASITADLMVGFPGESEADFADTLDLVRQVRYDSAFTFVYNIRSGTPAAKMEQVPEEVKSDRIQRLIQLQNQISLENNQQEEGKVFEVLVEGETKNNPDLLAGRTRTNKLVVFPGAKELTGRLVQVKITRGRLNLLEGELVLAGAIN
- a CDS encoding thiamine pyrophosphate-binding protein; the encoded protein is MSKTVAHVMVEQLARWGIKHVFGVVGDGIFHLLDALARQQTVRFYAVRHEETAALMAAAFAKLTGQPAVCIGTTGPGMVHLLNGLADAAKDRVCTDGCAGNKDELNRGSHGT
- a CDS encoding NAD-dependent epimerase/dehydratase family protein gives rise to the protein MTGAGGFIAAHLITRLKAEEVEILGLVRRRKNVRLINTDATFVTADILDYPTLSQQIRHFQPEMVFHLAAVRPTGRSWSAIQQAYQTNLLGTMNLLRSLQDTGCRAVVLLGSAAEYGRGATPYRELDRLRPVSAYGAAKAAATMLAGLCWEYFKLPVVVLRPTLVYGPAQGEHLFLSQLMRSLLYKRPFAMTAGQQYRDFVYVADVVEALWRAANTPRAAGGVFNIGSGQSVSLRDVAETVGALTGGTDLLRYGAKPYAAEEQFAYCVDIKLARQILQWQPATSLEQGLTTTLQWYRQILNKN
- a CDS encoding YlbF family regulator encodes the protein MSDLVLEKALELGKLIADSEKYKIMREKEAAMMADAAAVELIEKFQRLQQSHHMMRMQGHELTDEQLSEVYALEDQMMENHHIREFAEIQDQFQKFLNEVNERISEGIEGKPKEQHNCAACGPYS